The following are from one region of the Stanieria sp. NIES-3757 genome:
- a CDS encoding Sua5/YciO/YrdC/YwlC family protein, producing MATIYELNPYNPQPRSIEAIATALKKGAVMLYPTDTVYAIGCDLNDKSAVERVRKIKQMSNDKPLTFISSSLSNISQYAWVSDRAYRIMKHLIPGAYTFLLPATKLVPKLVMSPKRKTTGIRVPDHQVCQDLLKALDNPIISTSAHIPNQEGEFPTVGIEKARLFDTLEKSVDLILDNGVEPGFQLSTILDLTTEEPAIVRKGLGWEEAENWLSVLA from the coding sequence ATGGCTACTATTTACGAATTAAACCCCTATAATCCTCAACCCCGTTCGATTGAAGCAATTGCTACTGCTTTAAAAAAAGGTGCAGTAATGTTATATCCTACCGATACTGTCTATGCGATCGGTTGCGATCTCAATGATAAATCTGCGGTAGAACGAGTCAGAAAAATCAAACAAATGTCTAATGATAAACCCCTGACTTTTATCTCTTCTTCTTTATCTAATATTTCTCAATATGCTTGGGTAAGCGATCGCGCTTATCGGATCATGAAACACCTAATTCCAGGTGCGTATACTTTTTTATTACCTGCTACCAAGTTAGTACCGAAATTAGTCATGAGTCCAAAACGAAAAACTACGGGTATTCGCGTACCCGATCATCAAGTTTGTCAAGACTTATTAAAAGCTTTAGATAATCCAATTATTTCTACTTCGGCTCATATACCGAATCAAGAAGGAGAATTTCCAACTGTTGGTATAGAAAAAGCCAGATTATTTGACACTTTAGAGAAATCAGTCGATCTTATTCTTGATAACGGCGTAGAACCAGGATTTCAATTATCAACAATTTTAGATTTAACTACCGAAGAACCAGCGATCGTTCGCAAAGGTTTAGGTTGGGAAGAAGCAGAAAATTGGTTATCTGTTTTAGCTTAA